In Conger conger chromosome 12, fConCon1.1, whole genome shotgun sequence, one DNA window encodes the following:
- the hsdl2 gene encoding hydroxysteroid dehydrogenase-like protein 2: MLPNTGKLAGCTLFITGASRGIGKAIALKAAKDGANVVIAAKTAQAHPKLPGTIYTAAEEIEAAGGKALPCVVDVRDEQQISDAVDQAVQKFGGIDILVNNASAINLTGTLQTTMKKVDLMLGINLRGTYLTSKLCIPHLLKSKNAHILNLSPPLNLNPIWFKNHTAYTMAKYGMSMCVLGMAEEFRGSIAVNALWPKTAIQTAAMDMLGGAGVGSQCRKVDIMADAAYSIFSKPSSYTGNFTIDEDILRKEGIVDFDIYAVAPGHPLLPDFFLDEDPEELVKATGDEDVSSALNASTEAAAIGPIAETFNIIRGILSPEVVKTTQGVYKFDLSGEHPGIWYIDLKNEAGSAGSGEPLSQADVVMSMDSSDFTKMFSGKLKPTMAFMSGKLKIKGDITLAIKMEKMMSLMKAKL; this comes from the exons ATGTTGCCTAATACAGG AAAGCTGGCAGGATGCACCCTCTTTATCACAGGGGCCAGTCGGGGGATTGGCAAAGCCATCGCCCTGAAAGCAGCCAAGGATGGGGCCAACGTGGTGATCGCTGCTAAAACCGCCCAGGCGCACCCCAAGCTCCCCGGGACCATCTATACCGCTGCAGAAGAAA TCGAGGCGGCCGGCGGGAAGGCCTTGCCCTGCGTAGTGGATGTCCGGGATGAGCAGCAGATCAGCGACGCGGTCGACCAGGCTGTACAGAAATTCGGAG GTATCGACATCTTGGTGAACAATGCCAGTGCCATCAATCTGACGGGAACTCTGCAGACAACCATGAAGAAAGTGGACCTCATGTTGGGCATCAACCTCAGAGGGACCTATCTAAC ATCTAAGTTGTGTATTCCTCATCTCCTGAAGAGCAAAAATGCCCACATCCTAAACCTCAGTCCTCCTCTCAACCTCAACCCCATCTGGTTTAAAAACCACACAG CTTACACCATGGCGAAGTACGGaatgtccatgtgtgtgctgGGAATGGCAGAAGAATTCCGAGGATCTATCGCCGTTAATGCGTTGTGGCCCAAGACAG CCATTCAGACGGCAGCCATGGACATGCTGGGCGGGGCTGGGGTGGGCAGTCAATGCAGGAAGGTGGACATCATGGCTGATGCAGCTTATTCCATCTTCAGCAAGCCCTCCAGCTACACTGGGAACTTCACCATCGATGAGGACATACTGAGGAAAGAAGGAATCGTGGATTTTGATATATACGCAGTTGCTCCAG GCCATCCACTGCTACCAGATTTCTTCCTGGATGAGGATCCAGAGGAGCTTGTGAAGGCAACGGGGGATGAAG ATGTGTCTTCAGCCCTCAATGCAAGCACAGAGGCTGCAGCCATTGGGCCCATTGCTGAGACCTTCAACATCATCAGAGGGATCCTCAGTCCTGAGGTTGTCAAAACTACACAGGGAGTGTACAAGTTTGACCTTTCTG GAGAACACCCCGGAATCTGGTACATCGACCTAAAGAATGAGGCAGGAAGCGCTGGCAGTGGGGAGCCTCTCAGTCAAGCCGATGTGGTGATGAGCATGGACAGCTCAGACTTCACTAAAATGTTCTcag GTAAACTAAAGCCAACCATGGCCTTTATGTCTGGAAAGCTGAAGATTAAGGGGGATATTACCCTGGCCATTAAAATGGAGAAGATGATGTCTCTGATGAAGGCTAAGCTTTAA